ACTGATTCGCCGTGTGGTCGATCCGGCGGCGTGAGATGGTGCTCGCCACCGGACTATCCACTGTCGCGGGGTTTCTCGATGCGATTGGGTTCGTGCATCTGGGCGGGTACTTCCTGTCCTTCATGAGCGGGAACACGACCAGGATGGCGGCGTCAACCGCCACCCAGCACTGGGAATCCGCGTACAAGGCGGCCGGTTTGATCGGCATGTTCTTCATCGGAGTGATGGTCGGCGCGGTCGCATCACGCATCAGCGGCGAACATGAACGGGTCGCCGTCCTGGCGGTTGCCTCAAGCACCGTGGCGGCGGCGGCGATCACCCAGGAATTAGGCGCGGGCGTCGCGGCGCTGCTCCTGACGGCACTCGCGATGGGCTCCATGAACTCGGTTTTCCAGCGCTCCGGCGAAGTCCAGGTGGGCCTCACCTACATCACCGGCACGGTGGTCAAGGCCGGGCAGCGACTCGTCGATGCGTTCTTCGGCGGCCCTCGGTGGGTGTGGCTGCGCTACATCACACTCTGGGCGGGCCTGACCGTCGGCGCCGTCCTGGGTGCGGCGACCTACCACCGCATCGGACTCAACGCACTGTGGATTGGCCTGGCGCTGCTGCTCATCGCCACTATCACCACGTGGTTGGTGCGCCGTTCCAGCCCTGCGGATTTAGATCCGGACCAGATCTAGCACCCGCTCGACACGAGCCACATCTCCATCGACCGTCAAGTGTGACAACGGAACCCGGTGCCATAGCGCCAGCAATAGGTCAGACGTCGACGCCGTAATCGTGGCGTCCGGTTCCGCGTCGTCGTCCACGATGCCGATGCCGTCGGCATCGGCACGCAACAGCCAGGAGCCGTCGGCGTCGTTGGCGTGCAGAAGTATTCGCGCTCCCCGTAGGTCCTCCGGGGTGCCGCCGTCACGCCCGATACGCCTAGGTGTGAAGAGCTCCGACCACTCGCTGATGCCATCGGCCGCGAGGGTCTCGTCGATGGGGGCGGCGTCCCAGCCCCGGTATGCGTGCTCGATGTCCCAGCGGTGCACCGCCACCTCGTTGGCCTGCCGGCGATACCAGAACCGCACCGGCCGCTCACCGAACGGCGACTTCGTCGGCGCATCAAGGTCGTTCGACGTCAACGCAGCGACCAGGCTATCTGCGCGATCGGCATACCACCCGATGACGGTCTCCCCTGTCGGAGCCTCCGGGTCGACATCCGCGTACGGAATCTTGTGACCGATAACGACTCCCACGGCCCAGCGGTGCACTCCGCCGAGATGGGCCACGACGTCGCGTGCTGTCCAGCCAGGGCAGGACGGCGCTTTCCGGTCCAGATGCTCGGGCGGGGTCGCGACGACCGCCGCAATCCCGGTACGCAGCGCTTCTAGCCACTGATCGGGTGTCATACGGCAGTCATACCAGCATCCGGCAAGTGCCGAGACCCGAGTCCGCTCAATTGACCGAACAGATACGGTGCGGCGAGTTTCGCGCGACATGATCGTCATCGCGTGCCGCCGCCGTGCATGCCACTACGCATGCATGTTCTCGTGCTCGACAACAACCCACGCAGCGGGGCCACCTCATTACCGCAATCGCCGAACAGACACGATCAGTAGAGTCGTGACGTGCCTTTTTTCGATGCAGAGAACACCAGCCTCTACTACGAGGAACAGGGCTCCGGACACCCCATCCTGTTGCTTGCGCCCGGTGGCCTGCGCTCATCGATTCCGTATTGGGAACGCGTCGCATGGAACCCCATCCAGGAACTCTCCGCCCACTATCGCGTCATCACGATGGATCAGCGCAACGCAGGCCAGTCCTCGGCCAGGGTCACCGGCCGAGAGACCTGGGCGACCTATGCGTCCGATCAGTTGAGCCTGCTCGATCACCTGGGCATCGACCGCTTCCACATCCTGGGCATGTGCATCGGTGGCTCCTTCATCGCCAAACTCGCCACCACCGCACCGGAACGGATCACCGCCGCGGTGGTGGCGCAGACCATCGGCCAGGACGACAATCTCGCCACATTTCGGGAGATCTTCGACGAGTGGTCGACAGGCTTGGCGTCAACTCACCCCGAAGCCGATGACACCGCATGGCAGAAATATTGGAATGCGTTGTTCATCAACGACAATCGAGTCTTCAGTGTGCCCGACGCGGAATTGAAGAATATCCGGGTTCCGCTGCTCGTCCTCAACGGTGACGACAGGTTCCATCCCGCGATCGCCAGTCGCGCACTTGTGGACGCGGTACCGGATGCGCAATTCATCGAACGGTGGAAAGAGCCCGAGGAGCTTTCCGCTGCACGAGAAACGGTGTCCGAGTTCCTGAAACGACATACCCCGGTCTAACCGGCGCACACCACTTCACTCGGTGTCAGCGCCGGCCACGCTCGGTTCGGCCCGGCTTACGGGCGACCTTGCCCGCGGTGGCGCGGGCGGCCTGCTTGGCCAGGGTCTTCTCCCGGGCGGTACGTTTTGGCGCCGCCTCGGTCTGTCCCCGCGATGAACCGGGTTTGCGGCCACGCACAATGCCGATGAACTCCTCGACCAGTGCCGACTGCGTGCCCTCCGGAAAGGCAAGCGCCACCGGGCACGTGGGCGCGTCGGCGATCGGGCGATAGGTGAGGTCCTTACGGTGATAGAGCCGCGCCAAGGACTGCGGGACAATGAGCGTTCCTAACCCCGCCGCGACGAGTTCGATGGCGTCCTCGGTGGTTTCGGGCCGATGCTCCACCGGAACCCCGGGAACGTTGTCCC
This genomic window from Mycobacteroides chelonae contains:
- a CDS encoding alpha/beta fold hydrolase, producing the protein MPFFDAENTSLYYEEQGSGHPILLLAPGGLRSSIPYWERVAWNPIQELSAHYRVITMDQRNAGQSSARVTGRETWATYASDQLSLLDHLGIDRFHILGMCIGGSFIAKLATTAPERITAAVVAQTIGQDDNLATFREIFDEWSTGLASTHPEADDTAWQKYWNALFINDNRVFSVPDAELKNIRVPLLVLNGDDRFHPAIASRALVDAVPDAQFIERWKEPEELSAARETVSEFLKRHTPV
- a CDS encoding maleylpyruvate isomerase family mycothiol-dependent enzyme; this encodes MTPDQWLEALRTGIAAVVATPPEHLDRKAPSCPGWTARDVVAHLGGVHRWAVGVVIGHKIPYADVDPEAPTGETVIGWYADRADSLVAALTSNDLDAPTKSPFGERPVRFWYRRQANEVAVHRWDIEHAYRGWDAAPIDETLAADGISEWSELFTPRRIGRDGGTPEDLRGARILLHANDADGSWLLRADADGIGIVDDDAEPDATITASTSDLLLALWHRVPLSHLTVDGDVARVERVLDLVRI
- a CDS encoding LysR family substrate-binding domain-containing protein translates to MTPPSLTLGYVPGGTPAKWARIWAERHPGVPLQLRAVTAADAADAVRAGTVDVALLRPLSDSAGLAVIPLYDETTVAVVPVDHHLSAADAITAADLDGEPTLVPLDDVLDWDNVPGVPVEHRPETTEDAIELVAAGLGTLIVPQSLARLYHRKDLTYRPIADAPTCPVALAFPEGTQSALVEEFIGIVRGRKPGSSRGQTEAAPKRTAREKTLAKQAARATAGKVARKPGRTERGRR
- a CDS encoding YoaK family protein — its product is MVLATGLSTVAGFLDAIGFVHLGGYFLSFMSGNTTRMAASTATQHWESAYKAAGLIGMFFIGVMVGAVASRISGEHERVAVLAVASSTVAAAAITQELGAGVAALLLTALAMGSMNSVFQRSGEVQVGLTYITGTVVKAGQRLVDAFFGGPRWVWLRYITLWAGLTVGAVLGAATYHRIGLNALWIGLALLLIATITTWLVRRSSPADLDPDQI